The stretch of DNA GGCAGGATCGAGAGCCATGCCAATAGCTTAGCTTGCCCAAGACGGCTCCGCCAGCCCCTTCGGGCGCGGCGTCTCTCAGCCCGCGATGCGCGGCCGGTCCGTGCGCTCGGGCGCCCGCCAGTCGATCCCCTCCAGCAGCATCGCGAGCTGAGCCGGCGAGAGCGCCGCCGCGGCCCCTGCAGTTCCCGGCCAGACGAAACGGCCTCTCTCCAGCCGCTTCGAGAACAGGCACAGCCCCTGGCCGTCCCACCACAAGACCTTGATCAGCCGCCCCGCACGGCCGCGGAAGACGAAGGCCTGACCGGAGAACGGATCACGGTGCAGGTGGTCCTGCACCAGCGCGGCGAGCCCGTCGAAGCCCTTCCTCATGTCCGTGTGGCCGGTGGCCAGCCATACGCGCGAGCCCGAGGGAACGGGGATCATCGATCCAGCAGCGCCGCGAGAAGATCCCGCACCAAGGCCGGATCGGCACCCGCTTCGGCACGCAGCCGATGGCCGTCGGCCAGTTCCACCTCGATGGCGCCACCCGACGCACCCTGGTCACGCGTCGGCAGCCCCACCGGTGCCGGCAGTGCGAGCGGTACGAAGGGAGGCGGAACCGGCAGGGCCGCCGCCCGCTCCTCATCCCAGGCCTCGCGTCGCCAGCGAAAGAGGAGCGATGGCGTCAGGCCATGGCGGCGTGCCACAGACGAGATCGACGCGGTGGTGCTCTGCGCCTCATCGAGGATCGCTCGCTTTTCCTCACGCGTCCACGAGCGACGCGTGCCGGCTACGACGATATGGGGCGAGATCGTAGGTCCAGACATAGGGCGGATACAGGCCTTCGCGACAGCACTGTATCCAAGTCCAGGATCTTATCCCGCAAGGCGCCTGCCAACGAGCGCT from Methylobacterium sp. PvR107 encodes:
- the tnpA gene encoding IS66-like element accessory protein TnpA; protein product: MSGPTISPHIVVAGTRRSWTREEKRAILDEAQSTTASISSVARRHGLTPSLLFRWRREAWDEERAAALPVPPPFVPLALPAPVGLPTRDQGASGGAIEVELADGHRLRAEAGADPALVRDLLAALLDR
- the tnpB gene encoding IS66 family insertion sequence element accessory protein TnpB (TnpB, as the term is used for proteins encoded by IS66 family insertion elements, is considered an accessory protein, since TnpC, encoded by a neighboring gene, is a DDE family transposase.), yielding MIPVPSGSRVWLATGHTDMRKGFDGLAALVQDHLHRDPFSGQAFVFRGRAGRLIKVLWWDGQGLCLFSKRLERGRFVWPGTAGAAAALSPAQLAMLLEGIDWRAPERTDRPRIAG